The following coding sequences are from one Humulus lupulus chromosome X, drHumLupu1.1, whole genome shotgun sequence window:
- the LOC133806456 gene encoding uncharacterized protein LOC133806456, translating into MRPTCSHCQKLGHLKEKCYFIHCFPPGYGTRNVNNKPTIHQATACTSSSQEPGTQAAIQNLIALLSTQLQQASSSNTETQPVISNFSGNFVSLSHDYWVIDSGATHHVRCNLQFITSFSNHTIASYLTFLNGLRIQDTTQNKMLGIAKRIGHLYLLQQDKTPLRSCSYVNSKKSCNIGHTWHTQLGHPSMKVTNKLNKVSHFSASSNNNVPCHSYGCLAYACTLDSKRNKFNPRSRACIFIGYPPGMKAKHSPSISNNEDLPSVPTSTSNAQPLTTSKAGQPLVKPPHLKDYICEYSTAHPLTNFISYDKFCPYFRNATLAAHTLPEPSKYTQASKLHEWQLAMQNELVALIENEIWNIFSLPKGHNVIGNKWVYKIKYKSNGDVDRYNACLVAKGYAQQKGIDYFETFAPVAKFNTLKVFLALAAIKKLETTPIGHK; encoded by the exons ATGCGGCCTACTTGCTCTCACTGTCAAAAGCTGGGACATCTAAAAGAAAAATGTTACTTCATCCATTGCTTTCCCCCTGGATATGGCACCAGAAATGTCAACAATAAGCCTACTATCCATCAAGCTACTGCTTGTACTTCATCTTCTCAAGAACCAGGCACTCAAGCGGCTATACAGAACCTCATTGCTCTACTCAGCACTCAGCTCCAGCAAGCATCTTCATCTAACACAGAGACACAACCTGTGATCTCTAATTTCTCTGGTAACTTTGTATCTCTTTCTCATGACTATTGGGTTATTGACAGTGGTGCTACGCACCATGTTCGTTGCAATTTGCAATTTATTACATCTTTTTCTAACCACACAATAGCTTCTTACCTCACTTTTCTGAATGGTTTGAGAATACAA GACACAACTCAAAACAAGATGCTTGGGATTGCTAAGCGCATAGGACACTTATACTTGCTACAACAAGACAAGACTCCTTTACGTTCTTGTTCTTATGTAAATTCTAAGAAATCTTGTAATATTGGCCACACTTGGCATACACAGTTAGGACACCCCTCTATGAAAGTTACCAACAAATTGAATAAAGTGTCACATTTTTCAGCTTCTTCAAATAATAATGTTCCTTGTCAT AGTTATGGATGCCTTGCCTATGCATGTACTCTTGATAGTAAACGAAACAAGTTCAATCCTAGGTCTCGTGCTTGCATATTTATTGGCTACCCTCCAGGTATGAAAGC CAAGCATTCCCCATCAATTTCCAATAATGAGGATCTGCCCTCGGTACCTACTAGTACATCAAATGCGCAGCCACTCACTACTTCTAAAGCTGGCCAACCACTTGTCAAACCACCACATCTCAAAGATTATATATGTGAGTATTCCACTGCTCATCCTTTAACAAATTTCATATCTTACGACAAGTTTTGCCCATACTTTAGAAATGCTACACTTGCTGCCCATACTTTGCCCGAACCAAGTAAATACACACAAGCCTCAAAACTTCATGAGTGGCAATTGGCAATGCAAAATGAGCTTGTTGCCCTCATTGAAAATGAGATTTGGAACATTTTTTCCCTCCCCAAAGGCCATAATGTCATTGGCAACAAATGggtatacaaaataaaatataagtcCAATGGTGATGTTGACAGATACAATGCATGTCTAGTAGCAAAAGGGTATGCTCAACAAAAAGGTATAGACTACTTTGAAACTTTTGCCCCTGTTGCAAAGTTCAATACTTTAAAAGTATTCCTAGCTCTAGCTGCCATAAAAAAATTGGAAACTACACCAATTGGACATAAATAA